In one Rhinopithecus roxellana isolate Shanxi Qingling chromosome 1, ASM756505v1, whole genome shotgun sequence genomic region, the following are encoded:
- the TTC14 gene encoding tetratricopeptide repeat protein 14 isoform X1: MDRDLLRQSLNCHGSSLLSLLRSEQQDNPHFRSLLGSAAEPTRGPPPPQPLQGRKEKRVDNIEIQKFISKKADLLFALSWKSDAPATSEINEDSEDHYAVMPPLEQFMEIPSMDRRELFFRDIERGDIVIGRISSIREFGFFMVLICLGSGIMRDIAHLEITALCPLRDVPSHSNHGDPLSYYQTGDIIRAGIKDIDRYHEKLAVSLYSSSLPPHLSGIKLGVISSEELPLYYRRSVELNSNSLESYENIMQSSLGFVNPGVVEFLLEKLGIDESNPPSLMRGLQSKNFSEDDFASALRKKQSASWALKCVKIGVDYFKVGRHVDAMNEYNKALEIDKQNVEALVARGALYATKGSLNKAIEDFELALENCPTHRNARKYLCQTLVERGGQLEEEEKFLNAESYYKKALTLDETFKDAEDALQKLHKYMQKSLELREKQAEKEEKQKTKKIETSAEKLRKLLKEEKRLKKKRRKSTSSSSSVSSADESVSSSSSSSSSGHKRHKKHKRNRSESSRSSRRHSSSASSSQIDQNRKDECYPVPANTSASFLNHKQEVEKLLGKQDRLQYEKTQIKEKDRCPLSSSSLEIPDDFGGRSEDPRDFYNSCRTQAGSSKTEKPYKSERHFSSRRNSSESFCRNSEDKIYGYRRFEKDIEGRKEHYRRWEPGSVRHSTSPASSDYSWKSVEKYKKYTHSGPRDFSRHEQRYRLNTNQGEYEREDNYGEDIKTEVPEEDALSSKEHSESSVKKNLPQNLLNIFNQIAEFEKEKGNKSKN; encoded by the exons ATGGACCGGGACCTTCTGCGGCAGTCGCTAAATTGCCATGGGTCTTCTTTGCTCTCTCTACTCCGGAGCGAACAGCAGGATAATCCACACTTCCGGAGCCTCCTGGGGTCGGCCGCCGAGCCAACTCGGGGCCCGCCGCCCCCGCAACCGTTGCAGGGCAG aaaagagaagagagttgACAACATCGAGATACAGAAATTCATCTCCAAAAAAGCGGATCTGCTTTTTGCACTTTCCTGGAAATCAGATGCACCTGCAACTTCTGAAATTAATGAAGATAGTGAAG atcattATGCAGTCATGCCACCTTTAGAGCAATTCATGGAGATACCTAGTATGGATCGAAGAGAGCTGTTTTTCCGAGATATTGAGCGTGGTGATATAGTGATTGGAAGAATTAGTTCTATTCGGGAATTCGGTTTTTTCATGGTGTTGATCTGTTTAGGAAGTGGTATCATGAGAGATATAGCCCACTTAGAAATCACA GCTCTTTGTCCCTTAAGAGATGTGCCATCTCACAGTAACCATGGGGATCCTTTATCGTATTACCAAACTGGTGACATCATTCGAG ctggAATCAAGGATATTGACAGATACCATGAAAAGCTGGCAGTATCTCTGTATAGCTCTTCTCTTCCACCACACCTATCTGGTATTAAATTAGGTGTAATTAGCTCTGAAGAGCTTCCTTTATACTACAg gagaaGTGTTGAACTGAATAGCAATTCTTTGGAGTCCTATGAAAATATCATGCAGAGTTCCTTAGGATTTGTTAATCCAGGAGTAGTTGAATTCCTTCTAGAAAAACTAGGAATAGATGAATCTAATCCACCATCTTTAATGAGAGGCCTACAAAG caAAAATTTCTCTGAAGATGATTTTGCTTCTGCATTGAGAAAAAAACAATCTGCGTCTTGGGCTTTAAAATG TGTGAAGATTGGAGTTGATTATTTTAAAGTTGGACGCCATGTGGATGCTATGAATGAATACAATAAAGCTTTGGAAATAGACAAACAAAACGTGGAAGCTTTGGTAGCTCGTGGAGCACT ATATGCGACAAAAGGAAGTTTGAACAAAGCAATAGAAGATTTTGAGCTTGCGTTAGAAAACTGTCCAACTCACAGAAATGCAAGAAAATACCTCTGCCAGACACTTGTAGAGAGAGGAGGACA gttagaagaagaagaaaagtttttaaatgctgaaagTTACTATAAGAAAGCTTTGACTTTGGATGAGACTTTTAAAGATGCAGAGGATGCTTTGCAGAAACTTCATAAATATATGCAG AAATCTTTGgaattaagagaaaaacaagctgaaaaggaagaaaagcagaaaacaaagaaaatagaaacaagtgCAGAAAAGTTGCGTAAGCtcttaaaagaagagaagag gctaaagaagaaaagaagaaaatcaactTCTTCCTCTTCAAGTGTTTCTTCTGCTGATGAATCAGTGTCTTCATCatcatcctcttcctcttctggtCACAAAAGGCATAAGAAACATAAGAGGAACCGTTCAGAGTCTTCTCGCAGTTCCAGAAGGCATTCATCTAGCGCATCCTCAAGTCAGATAGATCAGAATAGGAAAGATGAGTGCTACCCAGTTCCAGCTAATACTTCAGCATCTTTTCTTAACCATAAACAAGAAGTGGAGAAACTACTGGGGAAGCAGGATAGGTTACAGTATGAAAAGACACAgataaaagagaaagatagaTGCCCTCTCTCTTCATCTTCACTTGAAATACCGGATGATTTTGGAGGTAGGTCTGAAGATCCAAGAGATTTTTATAATAGCTGTAGAACCCAAGCAGGTAGTAGCAAAACAGAAAAGCCATATAAATCAGAAAGACATTTTTCCAGTAGAAGAAATTCCTCAGAATCCTTCTGTAGGAATTCAGAGGACAAGATTTATGGTTATAGGAGATTTGAAAAGGATATAGAGGGAAGAAAAGAGCACTACAGAAGGTGGGAACCAGGTTCTGTGAGGCATTCTACCTCGCCAGCAAGCTCAGACTACTCGTGGAAGTCAGttgagaaatacaaaaaatatactcACTCTGGACCACGTGATTTCAGTAGACATGAGCAAAGATACCGATTAAATACAAATCAAGGAGAATATGAAAGAGAGGACAATTATGGGGAGGATATCAAAACAGAGGTTCCAGAAGAAGATGCACTAAGTAGCAAAGAACACTCAGAAAgcagtgttaaaaaaaatttacctcaGAATTTACTGAATATATTTAATCAGATAGctgaatttgaaaaagaaaaaggaaataagtcaAAAAATTAA
- the TTC14 gene encoding tetratricopeptide repeat protein 14 isoform X2 yields MDRDLLRQSLNCHGSSLLSLLRSEQQDNPHFRSLLGSAAEPTRGPPPPQPLQGRKEKRVDNIEIQKFISKKADLLFALSWKSDAPATSEINEDSEDHYAVMPPLEQFMEIPSMDRRELFFRDIERGDIVIGRISSIREFGFFMVLICLGSGIMRDIAHLEITALCPLRDVPSHSNHGDPLSYYQTGDIIRAGIKDIDRYHEKLAVSLYSSSLPPHLSGIKLGVISSEELPLYYRRSVELNSNSLESYENIMQSSLGFVNPGVVEFLLEKLGIDESNPPSLMRGLQSKNFSEDDFASALRKKQSASWALKCVKIGVDYFKVGRHVDAMNEYNKALEIDKQNVEALVARGALYATKGSLNKAIEDFELALENCPTHRNARKYLCQTLVERGGQLEEEEKFLNAESYYKKALTLDETFKDAEDALQKLHKYMQKSLELREKQAEKEEKQKTKKIETSAEKLRKLLKEEKRLKKKRRKSTSSSSSVSSADESVSSSSSSSSSGHKRHKKHKRNRSESSRSSRRHSSSASSSQIDQNRKDECYPVPANTSASFLNHKQEVEKLLGKQDRLQYEKTQIKEKDRCPLSSSSLEIPDDFGVYSYLFKKLTIKQPQAGPSGGIPEEGIVIIDDSSIHVTDPEDLQVGQDMEVEDSGIDDPDHG; encoded by the exons ATGGACCGGGACCTTCTGCGGCAGTCGCTAAATTGCCATGGGTCTTCTTTGCTCTCTCTACTCCGGAGCGAACAGCAGGATAATCCACACTTCCGGAGCCTCCTGGGGTCGGCCGCCGAGCCAACTCGGGGCCCGCCGCCCCCGCAACCGTTGCAGGGCAG aaaagagaagagagttgACAACATCGAGATACAGAAATTCATCTCCAAAAAAGCGGATCTGCTTTTTGCACTTTCCTGGAAATCAGATGCACCTGCAACTTCTGAAATTAATGAAGATAGTGAAG atcattATGCAGTCATGCCACCTTTAGAGCAATTCATGGAGATACCTAGTATGGATCGAAGAGAGCTGTTTTTCCGAGATATTGAGCGTGGTGATATAGTGATTGGAAGAATTAGTTCTATTCGGGAATTCGGTTTTTTCATGGTGTTGATCTGTTTAGGAAGTGGTATCATGAGAGATATAGCCCACTTAGAAATCACA GCTCTTTGTCCCTTAAGAGATGTGCCATCTCACAGTAACCATGGGGATCCTTTATCGTATTACCAAACTGGTGACATCATTCGAG ctggAATCAAGGATATTGACAGATACCATGAAAAGCTGGCAGTATCTCTGTATAGCTCTTCTCTTCCACCACACCTATCTGGTATTAAATTAGGTGTAATTAGCTCTGAAGAGCTTCCTTTATACTACAg gagaaGTGTTGAACTGAATAGCAATTCTTTGGAGTCCTATGAAAATATCATGCAGAGTTCCTTAGGATTTGTTAATCCAGGAGTAGTTGAATTCCTTCTAGAAAAACTAGGAATAGATGAATCTAATCCACCATCTTTAATGAGAGGCCTACAAAG caAAAATTTCTCTGAAGATGATTTTGCTTCTGCATTGAGAAAAAAACAATCTGCGTCTTGGGCTTTAAAATG TGTGAAGATTGGAGTTGATTATTTTAAAGTTGGACGCCATGTGGATGCTATGAATGAATACAATAAAGCTTTGGAAATAGACAAACAAAACGTGGAAGCTTTGGTAGCTCGTGGAGCACT ATATGCGACAAAAGGAAGTTTGAACAAAGCAATAGAAGATTTTGAGCTTGCGTTAGAAAACTGTCCAACTCACAGAAATGCAAGAAAATACCTCTGCCAGACACTTGTAGAGAGAGGAGGACA gttagaagaagaagaaaagtttttaaatgctgaaagTTACTATAAGAAAGCTTTGACTTTGGATGAGACTTTTAAAGATGCAGAGGATGCTTTGCAGAAACTTCATAAATATATGCAG AAATCTTTGgaattaagagaaaaacaagctgaaaaggaagaaaagcagaaaacaaagaaaatagaaacaagtgCAGAAAAGTTGCGTAAGCtcttaaaagaagagaagag gctaaagaagaaaagaagaaaatcaactTCTTCCTCTTCAAGTGTTTCTTCTGCTGATGAATCAGTGTCTTCATCatcatcctcttcctcttctggtCACAAAAGGCATAAGAAACATAAGAGGAACCGTTCAGAGTCTTCTCGCAGTTCCAGAAGGCATTCATCTAGCGCATCCTCAAGTCAGATAGATCAGAATAGGAAAGATGAGTGCTACCCAGTTCCAGCTAATACTTCAGCATCTTTTCTTAACCATAAACAAGAAGTGGAGAAACTACTGGGGAAGCAGGATAGGTTACAGTATGAAAAGACACAgataaaagagaaagatagaTGCCCTCTCTCTTCATCTTCACTTGAAATACCGGATGATTTTGGAG